A genomic segment from Pelobates fuscus isolate aPelFus1 chromosome 7, aPelFus1.pri, whole genome shotgun sequence encodes:
- the FOXE3 gene encoding forkhead box protein E3 has product MNLENFSYYSGMCTMTADSQPSPSEASSPMGTSPNMSMDSPGSIRVKEAVAIKSEPKGGCSPGEEITAGHPDDQTQTPGGRRRKRPVQRGKPPYSYIALIAMAIANSPERKLTLGGIYKFIMERFPFYRENSKKWQNSIRHNLTLNDCFVKIPREPGHPGKGNYWTLDPAAEDMFDNGSFLRRRKRFKRTDITTYPGYMQNSSAFTPTPAGRSTYPNSTYPSMGTGYNHQIHNVSHHSAMVHHYQGAPGGSAQGQHRMFSIDSLISQQSAMQPSPGSELNHHSLGLNGGDLGAMNSSCSVGDLSCFQSVSPNGVGSLINRSSNAISSNLSYNFSSSPPHLPAPQSNYSPNNSQIYGTTSRLSVRSGPCLDHTEQLLTLPSPQMNGVCQYNNNTYMRQPNFPSGLERYM; this is encoded by the coding sequence ATGAATCTGGAAAATTTTTCCTACTATTCAGGCATGTGCACCATGACTGCAGATTCTCAACCATCTCCATCAGAGGCGTCCAGTCCCATGGGGACCTCTCCCAACATGTCCATGGACTCGCCAGGATCCATCAGGGTCAAGGAGGCAGTCGCCATTAAGTCTGAGCCCAAGGGGGGATGCAGCCCAGGAGAAGAGATCACTGCTGGACACCCTGATGACCAGACCCAGACTCCTGGGGGCAGGAGAAGAAAACGACCAGTCCAACGTGGGAAGCCACCCTACAGCTATATAGCCCTGATTGCTATGGCTATAGCCAATTCCCCAGAGAGGAAACTCACCCTTGGTGGCATCTACAAGTTCATTATGGAGAGGTTCCCTTTTTACAGAGAGAACTCCAAAAAATGGCAGAACTCTATCAGACACAACCTAACTCTAAATGACTGCTTTGTGAAGATCCCCAGGGAACCCGGCCACCCAGGAAAGGGCAACTACTGGACCCTGGACCCAGCAGCAGAGGACATGTTTGACAATGGGAGCTTTTTAAGGAGGAGAAAGCGCTTCAAGAGGACAGATATTACCACTTACCCAGGATATATGCAGAATAGTAGTGCGTTCACCCCCACCCCAGCTGGGAGATCCACCTACCCCAACAGTACCTATCCCAGCATGGGCACTGGATATAACCATCAGATACACAACGTGTCCCACCACTCTGCCATGGTCCACCACTATCAAGGGGCTCCAGGAGGATCTGCCCAAGGACAGCACAGGATGTTCAGTATAGACAGTTTAATCAGCCAACAATCTGCAATGCAGCCATCTCCTGGCTCTGAGCTTAACCACCACTCATTGGGCCTAAATGGAGGGGACTTGGGGGCCATGAACAGTAGCTGCTCGGTAGGTGACCTTTCATGTTTCCAGTCTGTCAGTCCAAATGGAGTGGGTTCCTTAATAAACAGATCCTCCAATGCCATCTCCTCAAACCTGTCATACAACTTCTCCTCATCCCCTCCTCACCTACCAGCACCACAATCCAACTACTCCCCCAATAACTCCCAAATCTATGGGACCACCAGCAGACTCTCTGTTAGGTCTGGACCCTGCCTAGACCACACGGAGCAACTCTTGACTTTGCCAAGTCCTCAAATGAATGGGGTATGTCAATATAACAACAACACCTACATGAGACAGCCAAACTTCCCTTCTGGACTAGAAAGATATATGTAG